The Dunckerocampus dactyliophorus isolate RoL2022-P2 chromosome 13, RoL_Ddac_1.1, whole genome shotgun sequence genome window below encodes:
- the fosaa gene encoding protein c-Fos, giving the protein MHRNKMTPDMEAVSPTCRPDSPAGTRCQQTAEEASSPASSSSSSSGGNAKDICQDAPFVPTVTAISSSPDFQWMVQPTVITSVSPSPGSKQADEPQNSQATPKEGRNKGKNAARKAKAEQLSPEEEEKKRIRRERNKMAAAKCRNRRRELTDTLQAETDKLEEEKASLETEIAHLLKEKERLEFILATHKPACQMSEEMETIFQESTGSAEIPPSPGEHRLPDDSTQEAPSLQDMDIPSDPSTAISGNSNILLCASAEINICDLEPSLDMKEGLLDNVLPTLEDKPPTETARSVPDIDLSSSLGVSDWETLYKSVSNELEPLSTPVVTTTPTCSSYLSVFTFTCPELDLLTEGLDSHKGGGGGGKAESVDLLNSPTLLAL; this is encoded by the exons ATGCATCGAAACAAGATGACGCCTGACATGGAAGCTGTGTCCCCCACCTGCCGGCCGGACTCTCCTGCCGGGACAAGGTGCCAGCAGACGGCAGAGGAGGCGAGCTCTCCagcctcctcatcctcttcctcctcggGGGGCAATGCGAAG GACATCTGCCAAGATGCTCCATTTGTTCCAACAGTCACCGCAATTTCCTCTAGCCCGGATTTCCAGTGGATGGTCCAGCCTACAGTTATTACATCTGTCTCCCCGTCTCCGGGTAGCAAGCAAGCCGATGAGCCGCAGAACTCTCAAGCGACACCCAAGGAGGGCAGAAATAAGGGGAAAAATGCAGCGAGGAAGGCAAAAGCCGAGCAG CTGTctccagaggaggaggagaagaagaggatACGGCGTGAGAGGAATAAAATGGCTGCAGCCAAGTGTCGCAACAGACGGAGGGAACTCACGGATACGCTGCAAGCT GAGACCGACAAGCTGGAGGAGGAAAAAGCATCCTTGGAGACAGAGATAGCTCACCTCCTCAAAGAGAAAGAGCGTCTGGAATTTATCCTCGCCACACATAAACCGGCGTGCCAAATGTCCGAGGAGATGGAGACCATTTTCCAGGAATCTACCGGGTCTGCAGAAATCCCTCCCAGCCCAGGAGAGCACAGGCTTCCAGATGATAGCACTCAGGAAGCTCCTTCGCTCCAAGACATGGACATTCCGAGTGATCCTTCGACAGCCATCTCAGGGAATTCCAACATCCTCTTGTGCGCCAGCGCTGAGATCAACATCTGCGACCTGGAGCCCTCCCTGGACATGAAGGAAGGGCTTCTGGACAACGTGCTGCCCACTTTGGAAGACAAACCCCCCACAGAGACGGCCCGATCCGTTCCAGACATCGACCTGAGCAGCTCCCTCGGGGTCTCAGACTGGGAGACCCTGTACAAGTCTGTTTCCAACGAGCTGGAGCCTCTCAGTACCCCCGTGGTGACCACCACACCGACCTGCAGCAGCTACCTGTCTGTGTTCACCTTCACCTGTCCCGAGTTGGACTTGCTCACGGAGGGACTGGACAGCcataaaggaggaggaggaggaggcaaagCGGAATCTGTGGACCTCCTCAACTCTCCAACCCTGCTGGCCTTATAG
- the LOC129192671 gene encoding jun dimerization protein 2-like yields the protein MGITFGIGLMQRFPLFKIYSRPTSDQKKGHLFHQSSKSAAVVPVECDTMPGQIPDPSVTAGSLPSLGPLAGISAATLTDTLKFGYFQEFENMLSPLHFMGSTANGPLVIKTEKDEDEEEEEEERRKRRREKNKVAAARCRNKKKERTDYLQKESERLEMLNSDLKAQIRELKVERQQLIHMLNRHRPTCIVRTDSFQTPESEVNPLLEQLEAN from the exons ATGGGGATCACGTTTGGAATCGGGCTGATGCAACGGTTTCCACTCTTTAAAATCTACTCGCGACCCACGTCCGACCAGAAGAAAGGACATCTGTTCCACCAAAGCTCCAAGTCAG CTGCTGTGGTCCCGGTCGAGTGTGACACCATGCCAGGACAAATTCCAGATCCCTCTGTGACCGCAGGATCCCTGCCCAGCCTGGGCCCACTGGCTGGCATCTCTGCCGCCACCCTGACTGACACGCTCAAGTTTGGTTACTTTCAAGAGTTTGAGAACATGCTGTCACCTCTGCACTTCATGGGCAGCACGGCCAACGGCCCTCTTGTCATCAAAACAGAG aaagatgaagatgaagaggaggaggaggaagagagaagGAAACGAAGGCGAGAGAAGAACAAAGTGGCTGCAGCACGGTGTCGaaataagaagaaagaaaggACGGATTATCTACAAAAG GAGTCCGAAAGATTAGAGATGTTAAACTCAGACCTGAAAGCCCAGATTCGGGAGCTGAAAGTAGAACGGCAGCAACTGATCCACATGCTCAACCGCCATCGGCCCACGTGCATCGTCAGGACAGACAGCTTCCAGACACCTGAGAGTGAGGTGAACCCGTTGCTGGAGCAGCTGGAGGCCAACTGA